A genome region from Stenotrophomonas maltophilia includes the following:
- a CDS encoding adenine phosphoribosyltransferase: protein MTDALVAPQWASRLRDIADFPKPGILFKDIMPLLAHGEDFRGAITAMADCWRDQKLDAVVGIESRGFILGAAMALELGVGFVPVRKPGKLPGQVLREEYTLEYRSDCIEVHVDALPAGARVAIIDDVLATGGTLVAALSLVRRLGVEVVGAGVLVELDGLGGRARWEADLPLHTELVF, encoded by the coding sequence ATGACCGACGCCCTCGTCGCTCCGCAGTGGGCCTCCCGCCTGCGCGACATCGCCGACTTCCCCAAGCCCGGCATCCTCTTCAAGGACATCATGCCGCTGCTCGCCCACGGCGAGGACTTCCGCGGTGCCATCACCGCGATGGCCGACTGCTGGCGCGACCAGAAGCTGGACGCGGTGGTCGGCATCGAATCGCGTGGCTTCATCCTCGGCGCCGCGATGGCGCTGGAACTGGGCGTAGGCTTCGTGCCGGTGCGCAAGCCGGGCAAGCTGCCGGGCCAGGTGCTGCGCGAGGAGTACACGCTGGAATACCGCAGCGACTGCATCGAGGTGCACGTCGATGCGCTGCCGGCCGGTGCCCGCGTCGCGATCATCGACGACGTGCTGGCCACCGGCGGCACGCTGGTCGCCGCGCTGTCGCTGGTGCGTCGCCTGGGTGTAGAGGTGGTGGGTGCCGGCGTACTGGTCGAGCTCGATGGCCTCGGCGGCCGTGCGCGCTGGGAAGCGGATCTGCCGCTGCACACCGAACTGGTGTTCTGA
- a CDS encoding protein adenylyltransferase SelO: protein MDTDSPRFDNRLLNALPGDPESGPRRREVLGAAWSPVMPTPVAVPTLLAWSPDVATMLGFDTAEVESEGFARVFGGNALYPGMQPWAANYGGHQFGHWAGQLGDGRAISLGEVVAPDGGHWELQLKGAGPTPYSRGADGRAVLRSSIREFLCSEAMHHLGVPTTRALSLVGTGEDVVRDMFYDGHPRAEPGAIVCRVSPSFLRFGSFELPASRGETALLQQLVDACIARDFPGLEGQGEALYGDWFAQIAVRTAEMIAHWMRVGFVHGVMNTDNLSVLGLTLDYGPYGWVEDFDPDWTPNTTDAQGRRYRFGTQPQVAYWNLSRLAQALSSLFADVEPLQAGLAAYQSTFVACTRRDAAAKLGLAAADDEDLQLYLRWQQLMQDGSMDMTLAWRALMRVDPASPDVGRLDAVYYDEARQQSVQASLQQWLQDYAARLRMDTLSASERTAKMAAANPLYVLRNWLAQEAIDRAEQGDLGGVHALQDVLRDPYTERPGLEHFAGKRPAWADNRAGCSMLSCSS, encoded by the coding sequence ATGGATACCGACAGCCCCCGTTTCGACAATCGCCTGCTGAATGCCCTGCCGGGTGACCCCGAATCCGGCCCGCGTCGCCGCGAAGTACTGGGCGCCGCCTGGTCGCCGGTGATGCCGACGCCCGTGGCAGTCCCCACGCTGCTGGCCTGGTCGCCGGACGTTGCCACGATGCTCGGCTTCGATACCGCTGAGGTTGAGAGCGAAGGCTTCGCGCGCGTATTCGGCGGCAATGCGCTATACCCCGGCATGCAGCCGTGGGCGGCCAACTATGGCGGCCATCAGTTCGGTCACTGGGCGGGGCAGCTGGGTGATGGCCGCGCGATCTCGCTGGGCGAAGTGGTCGCACCGGATGGCGGTCATTGGGAGCTGCAGCTGAAGGGTGCCGGCCCGACCCCGTATTCGCGGGGCGCCGATGGTCGCGCGGTGCTGCGCTCGTCCATCCGCGAGTTCCTGTGCAGTGAAGCGATGCATCACCTGGGCGTGCCGACCACGCGCGCGCTGTCGCTGGTCGGCACCGGCGAAGACGTGGTGCGCGACATGTTCTACGACGGCCACCCGCGTGCCGAGCCCGGCGCCATCGTGTGCCGGGTATCGCCTTCGTTCCTGCGTTTCGGTTCCTTCGAACTGCCGGCCTCGCGTGGTGAAACCGCCTTGCTGCAGCAGCTGGTCGATGCCTGCATCGCCCGCGATTTCCCCGGGCTGGAAGGGCAGGGCGAAGCGCTGTATGGCGATTGGTTCGCGCAGATCGCGGTGCGCACCGCCGAGATGATCGCGCACTGGATGCGCGTGGGCTTCGTCCATGGCGTGATGAACACCGACAACCTGTCCGTGCTCGGCCTCACGCTGGATTACGGTCCCTATGGATGGGTCGAGGACTTCGATCCGGACTGGACGCCGAACACCACCGATGCCCAAGGCCGGCGCTATCGTTTCGGTACCCAGCCGCAGGTGGCGTACTGGAACCTGAGCCGATTGGCGCAGGCGTTGTCGTCATTGTTTGCCGATGTCGAACCGCTGCAGGCAGGATTGGCGGCGTACCAGTCCACGTTCGTTGCCTGCACCCGTCGCGATGCAGCGGCCAAGCTCGGCCTGGCTGCGGCCGATGATGAGGACCTGCAGCTCTACCTGCGCTGGCAGCAGTTGATGCAGGACGGCAGCATGGACATGACGCTGGCCTGGCGCGCGCTGATGCGCGTTGATCCAGCGTCGCCCGATGTGGGCCGGCTGGACGCGGTGTACTACGACGAGGCGCGCCAGCAGTCGGTGCAGGCATCGTTGCAGCAGTGGCTCCAGGACTACGCGGCGCGGCTGCGCATGGATACGCTGTCGGCCAGTGAACGCACGGCGAAGATGGCCGCGGCCAATCCGCTGTACGTGCTGCGCAACTGGCTGGCGCAGGAGGCCATCGATCGCGCCGAGCAGGGGGATCTCGGCGGTGTTCATGCATTGCAGGACGTACTGCGCGACCCGTACACCGAGCGCCCGGGGCTCGAGCACTTCGCAGGCAAGCGCCCTGCATGGGCCGATAACCGCGCCGGCTGCTCGATGCTGTCCTGCAGTTCCTGA
- a CDS encoding glutathione S-transferase family protein yields the protein MRIVHHLENSRSLRVLWMLEELGLDYELRRYPRDPKTLLAPPELRNVHPLGKSPVLQDGELVLAESGAILDYLADRYDTQRQLSPSPTPADGAERIAYRYWLHYAEGSAMPPLLLTLVMGRIRNAPMPFFARPIARSIADKAERGFIGPQRRLHLDWMERRLAESPWFAGERFSAADIQMSFPIQAAAARGGGLDDKPALRDFLKRISERPAYQRAEAHGGHLQALSGN from the coding sequence ATGCGCATCGTCCACCACCTGGAAAACTCCCGTTCCCTGCGCGTGCTGTGGATGCTGGAGGAGCTCGGGCTGGACTACGAGCTGCGCCGCTATCCGCGCGATCCGAAGACGCTGCTGGCACCGCCGGAGCTTCGCAACGTGCATCCGCTCGGCAAGTCGCCGGTGCTGCAGGATGGCGAACTGGTGCTGGCCGAGTCCGGCGCAATCCTGGATTACCTCGCCGACCGTTACGACACCCAGCGCCAGCTGTCGCCGTCACCGACGCCGGCCGATGGCGCCGAGCGCATCGCCTACCGCTATTGGCTGCACTACGCCGAAGGCTCGGCGATGCCGCCGCTACTGCTGACCCTGGTGATGGGCCGCATCCGCAACGCGCCGATGCCGTTCTTTGCGCGCCCGATCGCGCGCAGCATCGCGGACAAGGCCGAGCGTGGCTTCATTGGCCCGCAAAGGCGCCTGCACCTGGACTGGATGGAGCGCCGCCTGGCCGAAAGCCCTTGGTTCGCGGGTGAGCGGTTCAGCGCGGCCGACATCCAGATGAGCTTCCCGATCCAGGCTGCCGCCGCCCGTGGTGGTGGCCTGGATGACAAGCCGGCGCTACGCGATTTCCTCAAGCGCATCAGCGAGCGCCCGGCCTATCAGCGCGCCGAAGCACATGGCGGGCATCTGCAGGCGCTCAGCGGCAATTGA